The Daphnia magna isolate NIES unplaced genomic scaffold, ASM2063170v1.1 Dm_contigs418, whole genome shotgun sequence genome has a window encoding:
- the LOC123468666 gene encoding uncharacterized protein LOC123468666: MAEGGNRPSSRNADMQTEPVKQFPLFLDAKARKTLRSNEKRRLTNLSKRVEQHMNDLGSRTELSFLRKELSNQLEECIRAHNLYRQSIDLAVVPSDDWIVHLENATAMLYGRIDEYIRTVNRPPSTAPSNPRSIGRSNPASVRSNSRSVHSNPGSVRNNPVSVRSNPDSVRSNPVSAHNNPTPIHSNPTSMVQNNPASVANSIHSQISSAHFGNIEMPQGPHNILSEPSDILYDDISLDFETVQALRRRLDQEKRARESLKEKFEQLQSNFQATDEELKRRNQSNAGAPSKVDIDFLTNTVKNCQAAQDQEKERRISLEQKLEKHRRELEEEKLARQADIHRFEREKERELDKLRTSFEEKLARHTAATSHNRAPPENPMEGIFGGARPKYPQTQQPSSTGQNKSSPPPYKQNESTCWWEPMSNKEEKLKEGKIIDSSNWSFDVKDNQNSPSTGQAGNTFSVFRLPKMDIKPFDGNPKNWQDFIVIFRDLVHNNINLTTTEKMAILKRCLTQEIKDGLGDSLSSPALYSEALKELESTYGHPSLISRTYFQSLIQLQRVNNNDYKALLKFSQTVSGAVASLKNGGYHHELLSSGLLDTITMKLPSEVQSRWGRRIAKSHPVCLTLQDFSSWLSLFVKGEMMAKHCIITPSSSTPLGKSSQKPGRQNSDAKPKFPPSVNSIAKKQSTPTTAAKQTAAKESKTLTCLLCKGDHRLASCSKFTSASMDERIKVIKEFRCCIRCLSRGHQMADCLSRKKCNVGECGAHHHPLLHGAPKLTVSFQENNNNDKTSDSASSTPNSKKAIGAHAVDDDTTTLLLVVPVIIEANGVRIQSVGLLDEGSQTSLIRNSLSKRLGLQGPLMPSPLSTYRGDDPKEIVRLVSFYIESPESGRAFEVKSAYAVQRVQSYHANLNWETSKHLWSHLADIQPIEIDSSEIGVLLGRNILRVHDVLDTRYPADGVEAPDGIKTHFGWCITGPVPTSSVHPSVHINSISGNNQQLEYRLYDLVTQFWLTESFGTRPSIHLPMTQDDKMALKILERTTRHNGDRYEVGLMLRNPSINLPNNREVALRQYRALIKRFTRDAAFAERYSQVLNEYIALGHAKQVDDDSASVNGSIWYLPHHGVTTPNKPGKVRVVFNPSAPHKGTSLNEQLYKGPDLLTCLNGVLLRFRQYPYPISGDIEKMYHQVLVPQHQQSLLRFLWNESGDASEPKEYQMKVHVFGAVSSPTSCIYALRKTVEDFGNQFPHVADAVLNNIYVDNYLDSTETEQEAISKIRDVSALLKLGGFNMVQWLSSSRSILASVDQSDLSRSLDLDADKLPIERTLGLLWDCQQDSFTFKSRVKTQAKTKRQVLQEVASVFDPLGFLAPVVMTAKILLQDIWRSGADWDDPLPPTLTSIWTSWANELQSIVQIKIPRCFRSMEKPIMYEIHVCSDASELGFGACVYLRAEYPSGKFRLNLILAKARVAPLRQLSIPRLELQGAVLGVRLCESALKELGPIASNTFFWCDSQTVLQWIHSKSCRYHAFVAHRITEILDSSAPSQWRHIPGELNPADDCSRGIPATHLTAQHRWFRGPDFLSLPQNSWPTTGVIKEPSPEDPEVSPSKCVGHIQVKQGHPLFKLIQNSSNLHKVKRSVAWLLRFVNNRHIDPQNRLLSPFLKAPELREALRFIIRVDQRHFFNEEMRSLTKKLPVSTASPLATLTPFLDPYGIIRVGGRLQHSSLPQDTKHPIVLSHESQLSTMVITDIHKLNLHSSSDSTLHALRAQYHVLHPRTSINRVIRNCFTCKQRKSQPETPLMGPLPASRIKTHLPPFTNVGIDFFGPLYVVLLRRSFKRYGVMFTCLDCRAVHSELADSLDMDSFINAFSRFVDRRGLPQLCYSDNGTNLVSGEQEINRALSRWNNEELVKKIEQLKNHPVEWRFSPPVAPHFGGSWERLIKSAKSALRGILNERSVTEDVLLTALVGAEALLNSRPLTHVSVDPDDLEALTPNHFLLLRAHPGCHLDSSSDSKPSSRKRYQQAQEMITHFWNRWLREYIPNLIERRKWLRHRRNIAVNDLVLVVTPNSPRGTWPIGRVTAVTTGPDGVVRSADVKVVRSSPSRKKLPDGSPDPKITTHYYSRSVHKLCLLEEHQPDVSEVGNRAGNERDS, encoded by the coding sequence ATGGCCGAAGGAGGTAACAGACCCTCCAGTCGCAATGCCGATATGCAAACCGAACCTGTTAAGCAGTTCCCTCTCTTCTTAGACGCAAAAGCAAGGAAAACCCTCAGGTCCAATGAAAAGAGAAGACTGACGAATCTTTCCAAACGCGTTGAACAGCACATGAATGACCTGGGTAGCAGAACGGAACTCAGTTTTCTAAGGAAAGAATTGAGCAATCAGCTTGAAGAGTGCATAAGGGCTCATAATTTATATCGCCAGTCCATTGATCTCGCTGTAGTGCCTTCAGACGACTGGATAGTACACCTGGAAAACGCCACTGCTATGTTGTATGGACGCATTGACGAATACATCCGCACAGTTAACCGACCACCGTCAACTGCGCCGAGCAATCCAAGGTCAATCGGCCGCAGTAATCCAGCTTCTGTTCGCAGCAATTCAAGGTCTGTGCACAGCAATCCAGGTTCTGTTCGCAACAATCCAGTGTCTGTGCGCAGCAATCCAGATTCTGTTCGCAGCAATCCGGTTTCTGCTCACAACAATCCAACTCCTATTCATAGTAATCCAACTTCAATGGTTCAAAATAATCCAGCGTCTGTCGCGAATAGCATTCATTCTCAAATATCATCAGCTCACTTCGGCAATATTGAAATGCCCCAAGGTCCACACAACATCCTCTCTGAACCTTCAGACATTCTTTATGATGATATCAGTTTGGATTTTGAGACAGTACAAGCATTAAGACGGCGACTGGATCAAGAGAAAAGGGCGAGAGAGTCGTTAAAAGAGAAATTCGAGCAGCTTCAGTCCAACTTTCAGGCCACGGACGAAGAACtcaaaagaagaaaccaaTCAAATGCCGGTGCGCCTTCTAAAGTGGACATTGACTTTCTTACGAACACTGTCAAGAACTGCCAAGCTGCGCAggatcaagaaaaagaaaggcgaATATCTCTCGagcaaaaattagaaaaacataGGAGAGAACTTGAAGAAGAGAAGCTCGCCCGTCAAGCGGATATACATCGTTTTGAACGGGAAAAGGAGCGCGAATTGGATAAACTGAGAACCAGTTTCGAAGAAAAGCTCGCGCGTCACACCGCAGCAACTTCACACAACCGTGCCCCACCAGAAAACCCAATGGAAGGAATTTTTGGCGGAGCACGTCCAAAGTATCCTCAAACCCAACAGCCCAGTTCAACTGGACAGAACAAATCCAGCCCTCCTCCATACAAGCAAAATGAATCAACCTGTTGGTGGGAGCCAATGtccaacaaagaagaaaaattaaaagaggGCAAAATTATCGATTCGTCTAATTGGTCCTTTGACGTCAAAGATAATCAAAATAGCCCATCAACAGGTCAAGCTGGAAATACCTTTTCAGTTTTTCGGCTACCCAAAATGGATATCAAGCCTTTCGACGGTAACCCTAAAAATTGGCAAGATTTTATAGTTATTTTTCGTGATTTAGTACACAATAACATCAACCTGACAACGACGGAGAAAATGGCTATACTCAAGCGTTGCTTAACACAAGAAATTAAAGACGGACTGGGAGACTCTTTAAGCAGTCCGGCTTTGTACTCAGAAGCACTGAAGGAGCTGGAATCGACGTACGGTCATCCATCTTTAATCTCACGCACGTATTTCCAGTCACTTATCCAGTTGCAGCGTGTTAACAACAACGACTATAAAGCTTTGCTCAAGTTTTCCCAAACAGTCAGCGGAGCAGTCGCATCGTTGAAAAATGGTGGTTACCATCACGAATTGCTATCATCGGGCCTGCTGGACACAATCACCATGAAGCTACCTTCTGAGGTACAAAGCAGGTGGGGGAGACGTATCGCCAAGAGTCACCCTGTCTGTCTTACCCTCCAAGACTTTTCATCATGGTTGAGTTTATTCGTCAAAGGAGAAATGATGGCTAAACATTGCATCATAACACCATCATCATCGACGCCACTCGGTAAAAGCAGTCAGAAGCCGGGCCGGCAGAATTCCGATGCAAAGCCAAAATTTCCTCCTTCTGTCAACTCTATCGCAAAGAAACAGTCCACTCCAACAACAGCAGCTAAGCAAACCGCAGcaaaagaaagcaaaactCTGACTTGTTTGTTATGCAAAGGAGACCATCGCCTTGCATCATGCTCGAAGTTCACTTCCGCATCCATGGATGAAAGAATTAAAGTCATAAAAGAGTTCCGCTGCTGCATTCGTTGCCTTAGCAGAGGCCACCAGATGGCCGACTGTTTATCCAGAAAGAAATGCAATGTTGGAGAATGTGGTGCTCACCATCACCCACTGTTACATGGGGCACCAAAACTAACTGTTTCCTTCcaggaaaacaacaacaatgacAAGACCAGCGATTCTGCTTCATCAACACCCAACTCTAAAAAGGCCATTGGTGCGCATGCAGTTGATGACGACACAACTACCTTATTACTGGTTGTTCCAGTGATCATCGAAGCCAATGGAGTCCGCATTCAATCCGTCGGCCTCCTCGACGAAGGAAGTCAAACGTCCTTAATCCGCAACTCGCTGTCAAAGAGATTAGGACTCCAAGGGCCTCTTATGCCATCTCCACTATCCACGTATCGAGGAGATGATCCGAAGGAGATAGTAAGGTTAGTGTCCTTTTACATCGAGTCGCCTGAATCTGGTCGCGCCTTTGAAGTTAAAAGCGCCTATGCCGTCCAACGAGTACAATCATATCACGCTAATCTAAATTGGGAAACGTCCAAGCACCTTTGGTCTCATCTCGCGGACATTCAACCCATCGAGATCGATTCTTCCGAGATTGGCGTTCTGTTGGGAAGAAACATTCTCCGCGTTCATGACGTTCTCGACACCCGCTATCCAGCTGACGGAGTTGAAGCCCCGGATGGAATAAAAACACATTTCGGTTGGTGTATAACCGGTCCGGTTCCGACCTCATCTGTACATCCATCAGTTCACATCAACTCTATTTctggcaacaaccaacaacttGAGTATCGTCTCTATGATCTCGTCACCCAATTCTGGCTGACCGAATCCTTTGGCACGCGTCCTTCTATCCATCTTCCGATGACACAAGACGACAAAATGGCACTAAAGATTTTAGAAAGAACGACGCGTCACAATGGAGATCGATATGAAGTTGGTTTAATGCTTCGGAATCCTTCCATCAACCTTCCGAATAACAGAGAAGTAGCCCTTCGTCAGTACCGGGCTTTGATTAAACGTTTTACTCGTGATGCAGCATTTGCCGAAAGGTATTCGCAGGTGCTCAATGAATATATCGCTCTCGGTCACGCCAAACAAGTAGACGATGACAGCGCCTCCGTCAATGGTTCCATTTGGTATCTGCCTCATCATGGTGTCACAACTCCAAACAAACCTGGAAAGGTGCGGGTCGTCTTCAATCCTTCGGCTCCACACAAAGGGACGTCACTTAACGAACAACTCTACAAAGGCCCCGATTTATTGACCTGCCTCAATGGAGTACTTCTGCGTTTTCGTCAATATCCATATCCAATTTCTGGCGATATTGAGAAGATGTATCACCAAGTCCTCGTCCCACAACATCAGCAATCTCTTCTCCGATTTTTGTGGAACGAATCCGGTGATGCCAGTGAACCTAAAGAATACCAGATGAAAGTCCACGTCTTCGGTGCTGTGTCATCACCAACAAGCTGTATCTATGCACTTAGAAAAACAGTGGAAGATTTCGGCAACCAGTTTCCTCACGTAGCCGATGCCGTTCTAAATAATATTTATGTTGACAATTATTTAGATTCGACAGAAACCGAGCAAGAGGCGATCAGTAAAATTCGGGACGTTTCGGCCTTGTTAAAGCTCGGCGGTTTCAACATGGTCCAATGGCTGTCATCTTCCAGATCAATCCTAGCAAGCGTCGACCAATCAGATCTATCGCGCTCACTCGACCTGGACGCGGACAAACTCCCAATTGAGCGAACTCTTGGTTTGCTGTGGGATTGTCAACAGGACTCATTCACCTTTAAGTCCCGCGTCAAAACTCAAGCCAAAACTAAACGTCAGGTGTTGCAAGAAGTTGCGTCTGTTTTCGACCCCCTTGGCTTTCTTGCTCCTGTCGTGATGACGGCTAAAATACTACTCCAGGACATCTGGCGATCCGGTGCTGACTGGGACGATCCTTTGCCTCCCACACTCACATCCATTTGGACTTCTTGGGCGAACGAGCTCCAATCCATCGTTCAAATCAAGATTCCTCGCTGTTTTCGATCCATGGAGAAACCCATCATGTACGAAATCCATGTGTGTTCAGACGCATCGGAACTTGGCTTCGGTGCATGTGTTTATCTACGCGCCGAATACCCATCCGGCAAATTCCGTCTCAATCTTATTCTTGCTAAAGCTAGAGTCGCGCCACTTCGTCAACTCTCCATTCCCCGTTTGGAATTGCAAGGTGCCGTGCTCGGCGTCCGGCTGTGTGAGTCTGCTCTTAAAGAACTGGGTCCCATTGCTTCGAATACCTTTTTCTGGTGTGATTCTCAAACTGTGCTCCAGTGGATACATTCAAAGTCGTGCAGATATCACGCATTTGTTGCACACAGGATCACCGAAATACTCGACAGCAGCGCCCCTTCACAGTGGCGGCATATACCAGGCGAACTCAATCCAGCGGATGACTGCTCTCGTGGTATTCCAGCAACCCATTTAACAGCTCAACACCGATGGTTTAGAGGTCCCGATTTCCTGTCTCTTCCGCAAAACTCATGGCCTACAACTGGTGTAATCAAAGAGCCATCACCAGAAGACCCAGAGGTTTCACCATCCAAATGCGTTGGACACATCCAGGTTAAACAAGGTCATCCTCTGTTCAAACTCATACAAAATTCTTCTAATCTACACAAAGTGAAGCGCTCGGTAGCCTGGTTGCTTCGTTTTGTAAATAATCGTCACATTGATCCACAAAATCGTCTCCTATCTCCATTCTTAAAAGCTCCTGAACTCCGCGAAGCCCTTCGTTTTATTATCCGTGTCGACCAAAGACATTTTTTCAATGAAGAGATGAGATCCTTGACGAAAAAGCTACCAGTGTCAACCGCTTCCCCACTGGCAACACTGACACCTTTCTTGGATCCGTACGGAATCATCCGCGTCGGCGGAAGGCTCCAACATTCTTCTCTTCCCCAAGACACGAAGCATCCAATTGTGTTGTCACACGAGAGCCAATTGTCAACTATGGTAATCACTGATATACACAAACTTAATCTTCACTCTTCTTCAGATTCAACCCTCCATGCTCTCCGTGCTCAATACCATGTCCTCCATCCGAGAACATCGATCAATCGAGTCATTCGGAATTGTTTCACATGCAAGCAACGTAAGAGTCAACCAGAGACGCCTCTGATGGGTCCACTTCCCGCCAGTCGAATCAAAACTCATCTTCCGCCTTTTACCAACGTCGGAATCGACTTCTTCGGTCCACTCTACGTTGTGCTGCTGAGAAGATCTTTCAAACGCTATGGTGTAATGTTCACCTGTCTCGACTGTCGTGCTGTCCATTCGGAGTTGGCTGATTCGCTTGACATGGACTCATTTATCAACGCCTTCTCTCGATTCGTCGATCGTCGCGGGCTTCCTCAACTTTGCTACAGCGACAATGGGACAAATCTGGTATCCGGCGAGCAAGAAATCAACCGTGCCCTCTCGCGATGGAACAACGAAGAACTGGTCAAGAAGATTGAACAACTAAAAAATCATCCCGTGGAATGGAGATTCAGCCCCCCTGTCGCACCACACTTTGGCGGCTCATGGGAGCGTTTAataaaatcagcaaaatctGCCCTTCGAGGCATTCTAAATGAAAGATCGGTGACCGAAGACGTCCTTCTGACTGCACTTGTAGGAGCTGAGGCTCTTTTGAATTCTCGGCCGCTAACTCACGTCAGCGTCGATCCAGATGACCTCGAAGCTTTGACTCCGAATCACTTCCTTCTTCTCCGAGCTCATCCCGGCTGTCATCTGGACTCCTCTTCCGATTCCAAGCCATCCAGCCGTAAACGCTATCAACAAGCCCAAGAAATGATCACTCACTTCTGGAATCGTTGGCTTCGTGAGTATATCCCTAATCTAATCGAACGTCGCAAATGGCTTCGTCACAGACGCAACATCGCCGTCAACGATTTAGTGCTTGTTGTTACACCAAATTCTCCAAGAGGAACCTGGCCTATTGGTCGAGTCACCGCCGTAACCACCgggccagatggtgtcgtccgCTCCGCAGACGTCAAAGTTGTCCGCTCGTCTCCCAGCCGCAAGAAACTTCCGGATGGATCGCCAGATCCAAAAATCACCACTCACTACTACTCCCGGTCGGTTCACAAGCTTTGTCTCTTAGAAGAACACCAACCAGATGTTTCCGAAGTCGGAAACAGGGCCGGCAATGAGCGAGACAGCTAA